The nucleotide window CAAAATGGACTTGAAACCACGTGATATCGTTACTGTAGAAGCGATCGATAACGCGTTTGCACTGGATATGGCGATGGGCGGATCTACCAATACGGTACTGCACACGCTGGCACTGGCTCATGAAGCAGGCATCGAGTATCCAATCGAGCGTATCAATGAAGTAGCTAACCGCGTTCCGCATCTGGCGAAGCTTGCTCCTGCTTCCGATCTTCACATCGAAGATGTTCACAATGCAGGCGGCGTAAGCGCAGTGCTGAACGAATTGCTCAAAAAACCAGGCGCAATTCATGGTGACTGTATTACAGTAACAGGTAAAACTATCCGTGAAAACGTAGAAGGAAAAGAAATTCAGGATACCAACGTTATCCACCACCTGGATAACCCGCATTCCGAAAAAGGCGGCTTGGCTGTATTGTTTGGTAACCTTGCACCACAAGGAGCGATCATCAAAGTTGGTGCAGTTGATGCTTCAGTTGGCGGATACCACAAAGGTCCTGCCATCTGCTTTGACTCCCAGGAGCAAGCGCTCGAAGGTATTGCTAACGGCAAAGTAAAAGAAGGACATGTTGTTGTTATCCGTTATGAAGGACCAAAAGGCGGACCAGGTATGCCTGAGATGCTGGCTCCTACTTCCCAGATCGTAGGTATGGGGTTGGGTGCCAAAGTTGGTCTGATCACCGATGGACGCTTCTCTGGCGCATCCCGCGGAATCAGTATCGGTCATATCTCTCCGGAAGCAGCTGAAGGTGGTCCAATCGCCTTTGTTGAAGAAGGAGACATCATTGAACTGGATCTGAACAACCGTATCATCGAATTGCACATCAGTGACGAAGAGTTTGAACGTCGTCGCGCAGGTTGGAAAGGCTTTGAACCAAAAGTAAAAACTGGTTACCTGGCTCGTTATTCCAAACTGGTTACGAATGCAAGCAATGGCGGAGTACTCAGTATCTAATTCATGTTAAATAAAGGGTTGCTCTTCTGCCAAATCTGGCGAAGAGCAACCCTTTTCTTTTACGCTAATTAGGACGTGTCTGAAAACTCGCTGAAGTGCATCTTTTACCGCCTTTTCGCCCCCTGCTGCGTCACTTTCCCTTGACGTGCCCCGGCACGCCTGCGGAAAACTTCCTGGCTTGGAACGAAAATTCGGCAAAATCTGCCTCTTAGGAGTTTTCAGACACGCCCTAGTTCCGCTCTGGAAGTATCTCTTGTTCGATCACAAGCGATCCAACTCTATCCTCTTCTACTGTTGCTGCCACCTGCGTTGTGTGCTGACCATATCGTTCCAACAGCAGGTCCAGTGGCATGGCTATCATCTTGGGTACCAATTGTTCTGTACGCTGTTTCAGACGTTTGGTTCCTGCCGGATGAATCACACTTAACAGCAGCTTCAGGTATATTTTAGATGCAGCACTGAACGGTCCAGGGGGCAAGTCTTGTATGGTAAAGCCGAACTTTTCCGGACCTCTGTTAATCATGCTCACACCGTATACGGCCTTCGCAGAACGTAAATCAGGTTCAAGTGCTATCATGCGCGCCAGATCCGGCAATTGTTGTTCCATCGTGCGGATCATGCGAATAGCCAAGTGCATACTGGAACGCGAAGTCACCCCAAGTTCGAACAACTTCTGATTGTCAAAATGTAATTCAATCACCGGATCTCCGTTTTGAATGACATGGCCGTCATTCATCTCCACCCGCGCACCATGATATACACGGGATCTGAAATGCAGCATCGGGTCCTCTGGCGAAGCCGTCCGCAGATGATATACCCAGTGGAACAACCTCTCCCAACCCAGCCATAAGGCAACAACGATTCGTTTCCATAGCTTCAACGGTGTCTGTAATTGAGTCTTGTTCTTAGATTCGCTCACTGTAATACCTCCCATCAACGTATCAACGCGTACACTTTGCAGCCCAAGCCGTTCAGCTTCCTGCAAGACGACTTCCAGCGCCTGAAGCATCTGCTCCGGCGCGTGTGCATCAGCACCGAGGGTGGTTCCTCGATCATGCAGCAGCATAACCTCCCCACCTCTTAGTTCCTTCAGCATCCGTTCGGTCAATCTCTGGGCACCTACTCGGCTTCTCCAGTCTTCAAACATGGAAGACCACAGTACGATTTTACGTTCTTTCTTGCTGAAAAAATCAAACAGATTCATAATCCCCCAAGGTGGACGATAATAACAAGTCTTCTCTCCAGTTACTTCATGAATAATCTGACCCGTTCGCAGAATCTGATTTCGAACGGTACGTGGCCGCATGAGCCAATTCGTTTTGTGAATATAGTTATGAATACCAATAAGATGGCCTTCCTCATGTATGCGCTGAATGAGTTCCGGATGTCTCGCAGCATGTTCTCCAACGACAAAAAATGTTGCTTTTGCTTGATGCTGATGCAGCAGATCGAGCAGCCTCGGCGTATAGTGTGGATCTGGCCCATCGTCAAACGTTAAGGCAAATTGTGTGTCACTTCTTCCCCGTCTGAATACACGAAAACCGAAAAGCCTGCTAATCAAACTTGGAATAAAGGCGTAAAAAGATGAAAGATACAATAACCACAGTAGAATACTCTGAAGTATCGATGTCATGTTGCTAGCTCCCCACTTCTCCTGCTGAATTACGGTGCGCTATGGCACTATCTAAAATAAACCGCCTTTAATTTTATCATAGTTCAGACTTTTCTTGAATCCTGTTTTCCCAAAAAGATAGCTATCGTGTACAATAAATACAATATAATTATTGCCATCAAAGGAGCCATGTCCATGCTACCGCTTTACAAAAAATACGGGCGAACCGTCTTTGACATCGCATTGCTCGTATTAACCGTGTATGTGATCATGTACGGTTTTAGTCAATTATACCAAGTGGCTGCACCCGTCTTTCTATCATTCATCGTGTATTGGATGATTGAGCCACTGGCCAAATTTTTACATCGCAAAGGATTACCCAAGACGCTTGGAGCCGCCATCTCCGTCTTGTTGTTTCTTGCATTAATTGTCGCTGCCTTTTTTGGTGTGGGTTTGATTATCATTTCACAAATTTCCAATCTTCAAGATAATTTTCCCGTATATATTGAAATGATACAGCGTGAATTCACCAATCTGGTTCTATTTATGCAGGACAAGTCCGATGCTCTACCTGATGGGATTATGGAAAAAGCGAACGAATATTTTGCAACACTGACCGGTTTCCTGTCCAAATGGGTAACTAGCGGAGCACAGTTCGTCGTCGGCTTCCTCAGTTCATTCTCTTCGTTTATTACGAACTTCGGAATAGCGATTATTCTGGCATTCTTTCTCAGTATCGAGATCGAATCCTGGCGCAAGTTCGCCCGTGCGAAAACGCCTAAAACCTTGAAATTAGCTATTGAATTCATGCGTAATCATGTGTTCAAAACGATCCGCTCGTATTTGAAGGCACAGATGATCATGATGCTAATTACGTTCGTATTGATTTATGCAGGTTTGTTGATTTTGGGAACCTCTAACGCCTTTACCATTGCAGCCATCTGTGCAGTCTTCGATCTGGTGCCACTGCTTGGTGTTCCTGTTGTATTCATTCCATGGATCGTCTACTTGTTCATTATAGGCAATAGTAGCCTGGCGATCGGCCTGATTGTCATTCTGGCAGTAACGATGCTGACACGACAATTGCTGGAACCGAAAATCTCAGGTAACTCGATCGGTGTATCTTCGGCGTACTTGATGCTTTCGTTTATGCTGATCTCCCTTTCAATCTTCGGCCTTGCTGGTGTAGTGTTATCTCCAGTGCTCCTGATCCTTCTAAAAGAACTGTTACAACAAGGGTACCTGCAAAAGTGGATTCACCTGCCAAAAGATGAATTTGAATCCTCTCCATTGGTCATGGACCCACCCGTTAACAAGGCCTCAGCGAATTCTGCCGAATCTACTGTACAACGTCCCGTTCCTGCGAAGGATCATGAGGACTCCGCCAAATAGTCCATCACCTTCCTGAAGAGAGCTGTCGCCTGATGATGGCTGTCTGGAGAGACATTCTGGACAAGAACAGCTACGGCGTATTTGGGTTGTTCTATCGGTCCATAACCAATGAACCATTGATGATTGAGCTCCTCCCCATTTTTTTGTACTTGAGCTGTACCTGATTTCCCTGCAACATGCCATCGTGCATGCTGCAGGGATTTTCCTGTTCCCTCACGGACGACCTTATTCATCCAGGATAGTAGTTTATGCGCTGTTGCGGGAGCAATCTGTCCTGCTGCTGAAGGTGAATCATGCAAGGGCATCTCCAGCATGGTGCCACCATCCGCATATCGGATGCGCTTAACGAGACGTGGGGCACTAACCTTTCCATCATGTAACAGTGTAACGATTAGATTGGCAGCTTGCAGCGGTGTGACCAAGACATCGCGTTGGCCGATTGCTGTCTGTATTTTCGCACCTTCATCAGCAGAAGAAACAGCCTCTGTTCTCACACGCCCGTGATCTTCATGATCAAAGTGCCGTAAGACGGGCATGCCAGCCATCTGTTTCCCCTCCCAACCAACAGGACGTGCCAGTCCCAGACGATCTGCCGTCTGCTCCAGTTGCTCCATACCAAACCTGCGCGCCGTTTCCGCGAATACGATGTTACAAGACTCGGCAAACCCTTGCTCCAGATTCAGGTTTCCATGCCCATGCTCCTTCCAGCAGGACAGCCCATATTTTCCGTATTCACCACCACAATAGAATTCTTCTCCGTTAGAAACCGCATGATATTCCAACGCAGCCGCTGCAGTGACGATTTTGAAAATGGAACCCGGTACGGCTCCCTGTACTGCACGATTTCCCCAGGCCGATTGCTTGGGGTCCACGTGTTGTGGCTGATAGAAAGGGCGGGAGATCATGGCGCGAACATCTGCGTTAGCGACATCAAGCACAACAACAGCTCCCTCTTCTAATCCAGATTCTTCTGTCAGCTGCTCCAGCCCACGCTGCAACTCGGCATCCACAGTGGTTTCCACACGTAAAGGATAATGGCTATTGGCTGGTGCAATGACATGCGGCTGAACATCGGGGATAATCTCTCCACCACCCGAGACCATACGTGATACTAGTGTAGGGCCAATGCCCATCAACAGGGGTTCAAGCGTTCTCTCCAGTCCAGCTGCCCCTGATTTCATGGCAAAAGGCTGTTTCACTTCATCCTGATGTCCAGGTTTTCCTTTGGAAGATCCCGGCTGTTCAGCCAGATAACCCATCCACTGCATTCCCGTATACCCCTGAAGATACCTTGTCATCATCGGATATATGCCGGCTTCTTGCAGATGCAGAGTACGTAGGCGCTCAACCTGAGATTCGGTCAAATGAACAGGCTGCTGTGCACCTGCTGTCCAAAAATGAGGTGTGCTCTCCTGATTCCATTCCTTTTTTAATTGATCCAGATCCGTATGTAAAATAGCTGCCAACTGTGTCATCTCGGAGCCTTCCAACACTCCATACTTTCGTACTTTCTCTGATGGACCTGTCTGTGGAAAAAGAACCAAGCCCCATTGCAGCTTCCCCGTCAACGCCTCGCCTTTGAAATCCGTAAATTGTCCCCGCCCTGGATCAAGCATTACCCCACGTTCACGTTGCAATACAGACATTTCACGTACCGTTCGGTGAAATCCAGGCATGGTCTGATTCACCTGAACGATCTGAACCCATCCCAATCGCAATATAAGTAGCCCAAAGACAAGAGTTAGAAGAATACAAGCTATATAAATCCGCCGTTTCGCAAGAAGATGCATCCCAATCTCACCTTTTGTCGTTTTGACATATTATTGCTGATAAGGCTTGGAATTATCCGGTAAACATAAAGAAAACCTGTCCCATGTGCGGGACAGGTTCTCCTCATTTCAACCTTGGCTTGTTACACCGTAAAGCGTGACAATGTTTCTTTCAGTTCAGTGGACACGTTCTCCAGTTTGCCAGACAGATTAACCAGCTGGTTACTGATATTTTGCTGTTCACTGCTCAAGGAAGCTACTTCTTGAGACGTTGCAGAAGATTCTTCAGCTACGGCGCTGACATTGCTCATCGCTTCAGACAACGTACTTTGAGATTTGTTCAAATCTCCAATTGAACCTGTCACCATGCCTAGACGTTCTACAAATGCACCCATCTGTTCCTGTACGGAAGCGAAGATGACGTTGGTGTCTTTAACCGCATCCATCTGTTCTTTGAATAACGGATAGGCTGCAGACAAAGCATCCACTGTCTCATTCATTTCGGTCATGATTTTGTCAGTGATCTCTCCAACCATCTCAATGGATTGTCTGGATTGAGCCGCAAGCTGACGAACCTCATCAGCTACCACCATGAATCCTCGCCCGGCTGCACCGGCACGTGCTGCTTCAATGGTTGCATTCAGGGAAAGGATATTGGTCTGTTTCGTTATGTTTTGCAGAACTTCAAGCACTTTCAGGACAGAAGACGTGCTCTCTTTCAGCGAATCAACCTTATTCACCAGTGCACCAATCATTTCTTCTGTCTTCTGGGTTTTGGTCATTAACTGATTCAGATGTTGTGAGCCTGTGTGACTGGACTTCTCTACATGACGAGCAGAATCGCCCATCTGTTCATTGGCAGCAATCACACTCTCCATCTGACGAGAGATATTATCCGTCAATTCATTGCCACGTTCCGCTTCGGTTGCCAGGCTGCCTGCACCACCTGCAATCTCTTCTGTAGCTACAGCGATTTCAGAAGCAGACACAGCCGTTTTCTTGGATGCACTGCTCAGCTCAGATGCGGTATCCAGTACTTCCTGCGCAGAACGATTGGTTTGTTCAACCAGCTTCGTGATCTGCTCCATCATCAGATTAAATGCGGATGAGAGCTGGCCAATTTCATCTTTGGAGCTATATGGGGTACGAACTTTAAGATTACCTTTCGCACCTTCCTGCATCAGATCTTTCAATTTGCCAAGTGGACGAGCAATCATGCGAACCATCCAGATCCCGATCAACACTGCAATACCGGCATCAATCAGTGCCATCCACAGTGTAAGAGTCAGAATACCTTTAGCATCCTGAACCAGAACAGAGGTAGGTATCATACCGACCAGTTTCCAATTGGACGTTTCCATCGTGCTGTATACAGCCAGCATTTCTGTAGGTTTGTCATCCACCGTATACTCCGTATTCGTACTACCTGCTGGTTCGGTTAGTTCTTTGACAAATGTAAGCTCTGTATCTTGTCCGGTACGATCCGGGATGGAGGATGCAACCACTTTATTATCCGGAGCGATCAGTTGCAGAACAGCTCCTGGTCCCAGGTCAAGCGATTTCAATTGTTCCTCCAGAACTTCCAGTTTCAGTTCAATTACCAGAACATACGACTGGGTAGTTCCCTGCAGGTTCTTCATTGAACGTGCAATTTTGAACGTTGGGATCGAACCATCTTCCTTCACTTCTGTTGGAAGCCAGCGATAACCGCCTGCCTCGATTAACTCACTATACCAAGGTTCCTGGCGAATACTGCCCATGGAGGAACTGTTGCTACCCGTACCCATAATGGACTTCGTATCGTCCGTAGGTACCAGATAAATCGCTTCCATAGATTTATTTGTAAATGCAATATTGGACAGTTGCTTGTTGATTGAACTTGAATTCACGAATGTATCATACGCAGTCAGATTCTTATCTGACATTTTTTGTAGCAAGGACTGCATTTCCGGATCAAAGAAAATCTGTGTGGATGTGTCCACAAATCTCTCCAAAATGATGTCCATTTTTTGTTTGGTCTGATCAATCGTCTCCTGATTAGCTCGTGAGGCATTGGTCTCAATCGTACCCTTGGCTTTCGAATAGGATAATAGACCCAAACTCACTACAAAAATCATAATACCCGCAAAGAAGATCAAGAACAGTTTAACCCCTACGGATTTAACCGGATTCGCCTTCTTAATCTGTTCGAAAGAAGACCCCCCAAAGTTTTTCCAATCCCGGTTTTTCAGTTGTTTCTTCACCCAATCAGTCTTGATCCAGTCCAGCTTGAGTTTACTGCGATCAATCTTGAACAATCTTTTGCCACTACCTGTCGTTTTGCTTTTGACTACTTTTTCTTTCTTCACTTTCTGAACATTCTCAGGCTTAACCTGCTCGTCTTTTGTCACTTGCTCCCCACTGTCTTTCTGCTTCTTTTGAACCAATCCCATTCACCTGCCAGTAATTTACTTGTTGGATTTTTCTTTCTCTCCCCTATAAATATGTAGTATTCGACAGCTTTCTTCGTTCCCCTTTCACTTCCCAGAAATATTTTACAACTTTATTCCTATTTTTCTATAAAAAAAAGACCCCCATATGCCGATAAACGGAGGTCCCAAATGTAAATTCCATAGCACTATTTTGTTAAATCATAATACAATATTGACACATTGTAGGTATTTGAACCTACTTCTTTTTTCTCATCATATCGAAGTACGAAACCGGTTGATCCACCTTCATTTTAATCAGTTGCAACGGGTGACGAGCAGCATCGAGAACATTGCCTTCTTCATCCTGTATTTCATCGACGACCTGTTTGAAAAAGTGACCTCCCGGACCGAAAAATTCAATTTCTTGTCCTGGTTTGAAGTGATTGCGCTGTTGAATGGTTGCCATTCCTGTTTCAGCATCATACCCCGTAACCAAGCCAGCGAAGTCAAAAGGTACGGCCTTTTCTTCCGGCTCATAGATATGATCTTCATGGTCTGGTGTATCATAGAAAAACCCGGTATTCAGCGGACGATTTGCCGCTTTGTTCATTTCTTCAACCCACTCAGGCTTCAGAACATAATTTTCCGGGTCTGCCATATAAGCGTCAATAGCTTGACGGTATACGTTAACCACGGTAGCCACATAGTGAATTGATTTCATGCGGCCTTCAATCTTGAAGCTGTCCACACCCACATCAATCAACTCGGGGATATGACCAATCATGCACAGATCCTTTGATCCCATGGAGAATGAATTGTCCTGTTCCTGGAACAGGGGAAGCTGGTTCTCACCCAGTTTGAATGGTGCAGGTGCCTGCATCTGCATGTCCTCTTCGCTGACCCACACCGTATCTTCTCTCGCATCCTCGAACAGATCATACTTCCAACGGCAAGACTGGCAACAGCCACCCCGGTTAGAGTCCCGATCCGTAAAGTGATTGGAGAGCACACAACGGCCAGAATACGATGAACACATCGCTCCATGAATAAAGGCTTCAATTTCAATATCCACATTTGCCTTGATTTCCTCAATCTCTTCGAAGCTGGTCTCACGTCCAAGAACAACACGGGGAAGTCCTTCATCTTTCCAGAACTTCACGGCTTGCCAGTTGAGTGTGGATTGTTGAGTACTCAAATGTACCTCAAGGCCCGGCACAGCACGAAGGGCTACTTCAATAATAGCCGGATCGGCTACGATGATCGCAGAGATTCCCGCATTATAGAGGTTTTGCAGGTACGTTTCGATACCCTCAACATCCTCATTATGTGCATAGATATTCGTCGCTACGAACACTTTGGCTCCATACTTTTTGGCAAACTCCACACCTTCACGCATCTCTTCAAAGCTAAAGTTATCCGCGTTGGAACGGAGTCCATAGGCCTGTCCACCGATATATACGGCATCTGCACCGTAATGGATCGCAAATTTCAGTTTTTCCAGATTACCCGCCGGAGCTAGCAGCTCCGGTTTGTCCAGACGGTTACGTTTACCCGAAAACTTCCGCTGTACCGCCACTGTTTCCATTCTGTTCACCTCGTCTATTAATACACTTGTTCTTTATAGAAAAATCCAAACGACAATTCACGTTCAGGGTCCTGTAACTCCCGCACCTCAGCGAGCCAATCTTCAGAGAACGCATATGCATCAGCATCGGCTACATAACTGTCAATCGCTGCCCGATATGCACGTACAACAGCTTCATTGTAAGTAAGCGATTTTAACATACCTTCAACTTTGAAACTGTGCACACCCGCCTCCATCAACAGATGAAGATCTTCGAGGATGCATATATCCTCAGAGCTCATAATGTGCGTACCGTTCATGTCCTCATAGATCGGGAATTTCTCATCCCGGCGTTCAGCCTCGATCAGGAACAATCCCCGTTCTTTACCCAGATGTCCCTCAACCGGCCGTCCTTGATGAGCCATATAACTTTGCACCAGACTGCGCTTGGAATGATAAATATTCGTCATACCATGCACCTGAACCTGAGCTTCCACCTTCAAAAAAGGAACCATTTCCGTCAACTCGTCCATATTCAACTCACGGGCAAGCACAACACGACTAGCGCCCTTGGTTCCCCAATAGTTGGCCGTCGCATAGTTCGTTGAAGTCATCTCCGCGTTCCAGTGCAGCTTCACATGTGGAGCGTATTCCTTCATGGTAGCCAGCACGGATGGATCATTAAACTCCACACCATCCACACCGATTCTGCCCAAAGCCTGAACATATTCTGGCAATTCTTTCAGCAGCTCGTTGGACATCAGATTAGTCATGGATACATACACACGCGCCTGATGTTTGGCTGCAATGGCAACCACCTCTGCTGTCTCTTCCACGCTGAAGCTCCCTGGAAGACGCATGCCGAATCGATCATCTCCAATGACCAGAGCATCTGCTCCAGCCTGGAGAAGCACTTCTGCCTCTTTCACATTCGCTGCTGTAACGAGCAGTTCATGTTTCTTACTCATATAATCCCCTCCGCTTATTGCGCAGCCTTACTTTTGGCTATATTTTGCTGGTGTTCCTTATACGTTTTGGCAAATAGATGTCCAGACGAGCCATCCTTTTTTGTCACATAGAACAGATACTCCGAAGCTTCCGGATTTAGCGCTGCCTCAATGGACGGAAGACTTGGACTAGCAATTGGACCTGGTGGCAAGCCTTTGTTCAGATACGTATTATAGGGACTTTTCACCTTTAGATCCTTGAAAAACAATCGTTCCTTCGGTCTGTCGAGCAGATATTGCACGGTAGCATCAATCTCCAGCTTCATATCCTGATTGATCCGATTGTAGATTACACCTGCAACCAGAGCACGTTCCTCGTCCACTACAACTTCTTTCTCCACGAGTGACGCGATCGTCAGCAGTTCATGCAGGGAAAGGTTCTTTTCCTGGAGCTTGGCTTCCAAATCAGGAATGGAATTAATCTTGGTCTGGAATTCTTCCAGCATCCGTTGCATCACATCATGCGTGGAACTTCCCTTTTTCAGCTCATACGTCTCCGGGAATAGATACCCTTCCAATACGTAGCGAAGTTCTTCATCCACTGGAATATCTTTGATGATATCTACATCAAAGGCCGAAGGATCATTGGCCAGCTTGATGAATTCATCCCGATCTACTACATGCTCATAAGAAAGCTTACCCGCCATTTGCAGAACGTTATAACCCTCCGGAATTGTAAATTTCACCATTTCCTCCGGTACTACTTCACCACTACTCAGCTTGCTAACAATCTCGTCATATGTCACGCCAGGACTCATAGAATATGTACCCGCCATGAAATTAGAACCTAGTTTTTTCCACTTTAAATACCCTTTGAAGGTCAACCCGCTTCGAATGAGGCCTTCTTCTTGAAGCTGATCTGCGATTTTCGAAGTTCCCGATCCGCTCTTAATCTCGAATACGACTGGTTCTGTAGAAGCTTCCACAGGACGCATCATACTCCACACGTATCCACCTGCGCCTCCGGCAAGAACTACAATGATAAGCAGTATGACTACTATTGCTTTCCCTTTCAAAAAAGAAACAACTCCTTTACACAACCAAAAAGAGCGGACTTCTCCGCCCTCCCGGTTTCTTCAATTTGAAGCTGATTAATCTTCGTCAATGGGGAGAGTACATTCATCATAAAGCTCCGAGATGTTCTCCCACTCATCATCATCGTCGATCGTAACTAACTCCGGCATGATCTGGTCTTCACTTCCAGGTGATACCCGCAGAAGTTCAACCTCGTCATAAGGTCGCAACGAACTGCGGAGCACCGCGTATTGCTGACCGCCGACTTCGAACTCAGCCAACAAGTCATACGGTTGTGATTTACCGTTATCTTCTTCGAGCTCAACATGAGCACCGAATGCCAGACGCAGTGAATCTGTCCATTTCAGGTCTTTGCGGCTATATTCCGTCATTTAGTTCGCTTCCTCTTCATCTTCAGCAAGAAATGTATTAAACGTCTCCTCGACGATATCCCACTCGGCATCATCTTGGATGACGAAAAGTTTAATATCGTCGCCCTCTTCTTCATAACGGAATGCATATACATCCGTTTCGCCATCTTCAGGTTCAACCGGAGCAACCATCATGTACTTGGCCTCCGAACCATCTACTTCAAACTTCATGATGACTTCGAATTCCTCTTCATTACCCTCGTCATCCGCAATGTAAATAATTTCCGCTTCTTCTTCCATACCCAGTTGATCTTCAGCCATTGTTGATCCCCCTCACCTTCTACTATTGGCATCCAAATAATTTTGCAAAATCAAGCTTGCGGCCATTTTGTCCACAACCTGCTTGCGTTTTTTCCGACTGACATCCGCTTCAATCAGCGTACGTTCTGCTGCCATGGTTGTCAGCCGTTCATCCCAAAGGTGAACAGGTAAATTCAGTTCATCCCGCAGGCGATCGGCAAAAGCAATGCATATCTCACCGCGCGGTCCTACGGTGCCGTTCATGTTTTTGGGAAGTCCGACTACGATCTCACTAATCTCATGCTCACGCACAAGATCGGCAATTCGAGTGAACTCACCTTCATCACGGCGGCGTTCAAGCACTTCCAATCCCTGGGCAGTCCAACCGAAGGCGTCACTCGCGGCAACCCCGATTCTTCGGTCCCCATAATCCAAACCTAATATTTTCATCCATGCTCTCCCATCCTGGGGCCTGCTCAGGTCGAT belongs to Paenibacillus sp. FSL H8-0079 and includes:
- the ilvD gene encoding dihydroxy-acid dehydratase, producing MSAKKMRSDMIKKGFDRAPHRSLLRAAGVKEEDFGKPFIAVCNSYIDIVPGHVHLQEFGKIVKDAIREAGGVPFEFNTIGVDDGIAMGHIGMRYSLPSRDIIADSVETVVSAHWFDGMVCIPNCDKITPGMMMGALRVNIPTLFVSGGPMKAGRDSNGKALSLTSVFEGVGAYQAGKIDDKSLLELEQFGCPTCGSCSGMFTANSMNCLAEAMGLAMPGNGTILAVAPERREFVKQSATQLMELIKMDLKPRDIVTVEAIDNAFALDMAMGGSTNTVLHTLALAHEAGIEYPIERINEVANRVPHLAKLAPASDLHIEDVHNAGGVSAVLNELLKKPGAIHGDCITVTGKTIRENVEGKEIQDTNVIHHLDNPHSEKGGLAVLFGNLAPQGAIIKVGAVDASVGGYHKGPAICFDSQEQALEGIANGKVKEGHVVVIRYEGPKGGPGMPEMLAPTSQIVGMGLGAKVGLITDGRFSGASRGISIGHISPEAAEGGPIAFVEEGDIIELDLNNRIIELHISDEEFERRRAGWKGFEPKVKTGYLARYSKLVTNASNGGVLSI
- a CDS encoding polysaccharide deacetylase family protein, with protein sequence MTSILQSILLWLLYLSSFYAFIPSLISRLFGFRVFRRGRSDTQFALTFDDGPDPHYTPRLLDLLHQHQAKATFFVVGEHAARHPELIQRIHEEGHLIGIHNYIHKTNWLMRPRTVRNQILRTGQIIHEVTGEKTCYYRPPWGIMNLFDFFSKKERKIVLWSSMFEDWRSRVGAQRLTERMLKELRGGEVMLLHDRGTTLGADAHAPEQMLQALEVVLQEAERLGLQSVRVDTLMGGITVSESKNKTQLQTPLKLWKRIVVALWLGWERLFHWVYHLRTASPEDPMLHFRSRVYHGARVEMNDGHVIQNGDPVIELHFDNQKLFELGVTSRSSMHLAIRMIRTMEQQLPDLARMIALEPDLRSAKAVYGVSMINRGPEKFGFTIQDLPPGPFSAASKIYLKLLLSVIHPAGTKRLKQRTEQLVPKMIAMPLDLLLERYGQHTTQVAATVEEDRVGSLVIEQEILPERN
- a CDS encoding AI-2E family transporter, giving the protein MLPLYKKYGRTVFDIALLVLTVYVIMYGFSQLYQVAAPVFLSFIVYWMIEPLAKFLHRKGLPKTLGAAISVLLFLALIVAAFFGVGLIIISQISNLQDNFPVYIEMIQREFTNLVLFMQDKSDALPDGIMEKANEYFATLTGFLSKWVTSGAQFVVGFLSSFSSFITNFGIAIILAFFLSIEIESWRKFARAKTPKTLKLAIEFMRNHVFKTIRSYLKAQMIMMLITFVLIYAGLLILGTSNAFTIAAICAVFDLVPLLGVPVVFIPWIVYLFIIGNSSLAIGLIVILAVTMLTRQLLEPKISGNSIGVSSAYLMLSFMLISLSIFGLAGVVLSPVLLILLKELLQQGYLQKWIHLPKDEFESSPLVMDPPVNKASANSAESTVQRPVPAKDHEDSAK
- a CDS encoding penicillin-binding transpeptidase domain-containing protein, which gives rise to MPGFHRTVREMSVLQRERGVMLDPGRGQFTDFKGEALTGKLQWGLVLFPQTGPSEKVRKYGVLEGSEMTQLAAILHTDLDQLKKEWNQESTPHFWTAGAQQPVHLTESQVERLRTLHLQEAGIYPMMTRYLQGYTGMQWMGYLAEQPGSSKGKPGHQDEVKQPFAMKSGAAGLERTLEPLLMGIGPTLVSRMVSGGGEIIPDVQPHVIAPANSHYPLRVETTVDAELQRGLEQLTEESGLEEGAVVVLDVANADVRAMISRPFYQPQHVDPKQSAWGNRAVQGAVPGSIFKIVTAAAALEYHAVSNGEEFYCGGEYGKYGLSCWKEHGHGNLNLEQGFAESCNIVFAETARRFGMEQLEQTADRLGLARPVGWEGKQMAGMPVLRHFDHEDHGRVRTEAVSSADEGAKIQTAIGQRDVLVTPLQAANLIVTLLHDGKVSAPRLVKRIRYADGGTMLEMPLHDSPSAAGQIAPATAHKLLSWMNKVVREGTGKSLQHARWHVAGKSGTAQVQKNGEELNHQWFIGYGPIEQPKYAVAVLVQNVSPDSHHQATALFRKVMDYLAESS
- a CDS encoding methyl-accepting chemotaxis protein; the protein is MVQKKQKDSGEQVTKDEQVKPENVQKVKKEKVVKSKTTGSGKRLFKIDRSKLKLDWIKTDWVKKQLKNRDWKNFGGSSFEQIKKANPVKSVGVKLFLIFFAGIMIFVVSLGLLSYSKAKGTIETNASRANQETIDQTKQKMDIILERFVDTSTQIFFDPEMQSLLQKMSDKNLTAYDTFVNSSSINKQLSNIAFTNKSMEAIYLVPTDDTKSIMGTGSNSSSMGSIRQEPWYSELIEAGGYRWLPTEVKEDGSIPTFKIARSMKNLQGTTQSYVLVIELKLEVLEEQLKSLDLGPGAVLQLIAPDNKVVASSIPDRTGQDTELTFVKELTEPAGSTNTEYTVDDKPTEMLAVYSTMETSNWKLVGMIPTSVLVQDAKGILTLTLWMALIDAGIAVLIGIWMVRMIARPLGKLKDLMQEGAKGNLKVRTPYSSKDEIGQLSSAFNLMMEQITKLVEQTNRSAQEVLDTASELSSASKKTAVSASEIAVATEEIAGGAGSLATEAERGNELTDNISRQMESVIAANEQMGDSARHVEKSSHTGSQHLNQLMTKTQKTEEMIGALVNKVDSLKESTSSVLKVLEVLQNITKQTNILSLNATIEAARAGAAGRGFMVVADEVRQLAAQSRQSIEMVGEITDKIMTEMNETVDALSAAYPLFKEQMDAVKDTNVIFASVQEQMGAFVERLGMVTGSIGDLNKSQSTLSEAMSNVSAVAEESSATSQEVASLSSEQQNISNQLVNLSGKLENVSTELKETLSRFTV